CTTTGACTGTTGTCTGTTGAAAAGAAGTAGCAAACACCTGTATTCGATCTGTCACACCTAAAGCATGCGGATCTTTAACAGGATGAGTCCCCGTAGCGAAAGTAAAAGAAGGGCTAAGTGCCAGAAGTTGAATAACTGGAATGATAAAAAGATGGTTTTTTGTTTTACCAAAAAGCCTGTTCCGGTTAATGTTTGTTTTCATTATTTATCATGGTTTATAATTGTAAACATTTTGAAAATTTACTGGACCCGTCATCCAGACTGATAAAAAGAGATCATTTTATCTTGACAATAAGGTAATTATCTAGTGATCATAGGCCTCCTTTCCATAGGTAATTATCGGTTTATCGATTTTCAGGTAACATTTTTACTTTTTTCTCTCCTATGATCACTGCCTTATTTTTTAACCTGCGCTAAATAAACAGTAAGGAATGGTATGAGATAAAAAAGTACTGTAAAATACTGTCGGTTCTCCATAATTTAGGATATAAGTATATCCTTTCATAAACATTATTTCAACAATAATGTATACAATTATATCAATAATTTGTAAACAACAAAAATTATTTATTTATTTTTTTCATTTAGAAAGAATCAAACCTCAAACCTATCTATCAGAAGAAATCAAATCGTATATTTCTACTTCAGATCATATAAGCATTTGTAACAGCATATTTAATATTGTAAACAAATAAAGTTTAAAATTGTATACAATATTATTTGATTTTCTCAGATTAATATTTACATTTGACTCAACAATTGAGGCATTATCTTTTACCTGAGGAGAGATGCCCGTAAACCTGAAATTTGATACATGCTTAAATTTAACCTCTTTATTATAGTTGCTGCTAGTGTGTTTATAGCATCCTGTGGACCTGAAAAACTACCGGAAAACGTCGAATTTGTGCAATTACAGCAGACTGTATTGTCATTGACAAAAGAAGCAGACAGTCTGGATGTTCCCTGGGATTTACAATATGATAAGGCCGCTCATGCGATTATATTTTCGGAAATAGCCGGCAAAATCAAAAAACTGGATATTAAAACATCAAAAGTTGAAAACCTGATGACTATCCCGGAAGTATATCATCAACGTACACTGGGATTACTGGGAATGGCTTTATTGCAGGAAAAAGACACTCCTTCTTATCTGTATCTTTCTTATACATCCAAATCCAAAGACAGCATATTTTCAAATCTGGTGCGTTATGATTACAGCACAACCAGTAAACTGAGCAATCCCAAGACACTGCTCAAAATCCCCGGAAATACGGGACATAACGGCTCCCGCATAATAATAACACAAGATCAGAAAATAATCTGGGCTACAGGTGATGCGGCCAGCGATACGTATGCACAGGATAGCACCTCTCTCAACGGTAAGATTCTGCGCCTCAATCCGGACGGATCTATCCCGAAAGACAATCCGATCCCAGGCAGCTATGTCTATGCATGGGGATTCAGAAATATGCAGGGACTGACACAGTCTCCTTCCGGAAATATCTACACTTCAGAACATGGTGATGCTATAGAAGACGAAATAAACCTCATACGCCCCCTGCACAACTATGGCTGGCCACAGATAGAAGGTATGCACGATACGGAAACGGAAAAAGCGATTGCTAAAAAATCTCTGCGTACAGAGCCTGTCCGCTCATGGACACCGGTTATCGCCCCGGCAGGACTGGCTTACTATGACCATGATGCTATCCCGGAATGGAAAAACTCATTGCTGTTAACGACACTGAAAAGTCAGTCTTTACGCATACTGAAACTCTCGGGTAACGGCAACCGCATTACAGATGAAGATATAGTATTTGCAGACAAGCTCGGCCGGCTGAGATCCGTACTGGTTCTGCCTAATGGGGACATTTATTTTTGCAGCAGCAACAGGGACTGGAACCCACAAAAGGGATTTCCGAAACCTGACGATGATGTAATTTATAGATTAAGTAAAACAGATGTACGTCCCGAAAAAACCATCAAACCGACAAAGCCTGTTGCTCCGACGACTAAAAGTGGTCAGGAATTGTATAAAGCCTATTGTGCTTCCTGTCATAAGGAAGATGGCAGCGGTGTACTATCCTCCTTTCCTCCTCTGAAACAATCCACCCTTGTCAACGGAGCTCCTGATCCGCTGATCCATATTCTGTTAAAGGGATTAACAAACAAAAATACAGGCAAAGTGCAATATGAAGGTGCAATGCCCTCCTTTTCCTTTCTTCAGGATGAAGAGATTGCATCTATTGCGACTTATATCCGCAGCAATTTTAACAACAAGGCAAGTGCCATCTCTGCTATCCAAGTAAAATCTAACCGATAATGTCAACACAACCTACAAACTCTCCGAAGGCTAAGATACACTGGCTTTCTGTGCTCGGCCCCGGTATTATTACCGCAGCACTGGTATTTGGTCCGAGTAAAATGACCATTACTTCTAAAATGGGTGCCGACTATGGCTACGACCTGCTATGGGTTATCATTCTGGCCATTTTCTTTATGATGGTCTTCACGACTATGGCCGCAAGGATAGGTGCTCAGAATAGGGAATCGCTGCTTACCCTGATAAGAAATAAATTCGGAAAGCCTGTAGCTATATTTATTGGTCTGGGGATATTTCTGGTCGCCATATCATTCCAGTCAGGCAATTCTACCGGTGTGGCCATATCAGTAGGTGAAGCCACAGGATCCAATCCGAAAATCTGGATAGTGGTATTCAATGTTGTCGGGATTCTATTGTTATTCTTTCGTTCCTTTTATAAAGTACTGGAAAAACTTATGTTGGTATTGATTATCATCATGTTATTTTCATTTCTTACGACCGCTATACTTGTACAGCCTAATCTGATCGATATGAGCAAAGGAATTATTCCTAGCATACCAGATGGCTCGATGGTACTCATTATTGCATTTATCGCCTCCTGTTTTTCACTTGTGGGTGCCTTTTATCAATCTTATCTGGTACAGGAGCGTAAAAAAATGGTTACTTCCGATCAGCAAAATGGCACAGAAATGCTTGGAAGTCGGGTCGGCATTATTATTCTGGGCATCATGAGTACAGGCGTATTGGTATGTGCGGCTAATATTCTGCATCCTCAAGGCATCAAAGTTAACTCAGCGACTGAAATGGGGAAAGCCTTAGAACCTTTATTCGGAGACTATGCTTCTCAGTTATTTTATATCGGACTGTTCGGAGCATCCTTTTCTTCCCTGATCGGAAATGCGGTATTGGGAGGTTCTCTTTTAGGCGATACATTCGGATATGGCAACAATCTGAATAATAAAATGGTTAAATTATTTATTTCCATTGTCATGATTTTTGGGTCTGTTATCGCACTTGTATTTGGTAAACTTCCTCTTGAGCTGATTGTCTTTGCGCAGAGTATTACCACCCTACTCGTTCCGTTTATCGGCTTCACTTTATATCTCATAGGGAATGATAAAACGCTGATGAAGGAACGTGTCAACTCTACATCAACCAAAATATGGGGTGCTTTGGGTCTGATCCTGATTATAGGTCTGGCTATAAGTAACCTGATCACTTTAATAAAATAAAGCATATGAACAGAGACTTAGTTCAATTAGAAGAAGAGATTCTGACTCCTTCTGCTGCATTAATTGCAGATATCAAACGTATAGAAGGTGATATTATGCTCCTCGGTATAGGGGGCAAAATGGGACCAAGCATGGGCAGACTGGCTGTACGTGCCATCCGCGAAGCCGGATTATCAAAACGAGTAATTGGTGTTTCCAGATTCTCAGATAACAAGGTTAAATCAGAATTAGAGGCTTATGGCATCGAAACCATATCCTGCAACCTCCTCAATCCGGAAGAATTGAAACAGCTCCCTCAGATACCTAATATTATTTACCTAGCCGGACACAAATTCGGCACCACAGGAAATGAAGATTTTACATGGGCGATGAATACTTATCTGCCGGGCATGGTTGCTCAGCATTTCAGGAATTCTAAAATTGTCGCCTTTTC
The Sphingobacterium spiritivorum genome window above contains:
- a CDS encoding PQQ-dependent sugar dehydrogenase; the protein is MLKFNLFIIVAASVFIASCGPEKLPENVEFVQLQQTVLSLTKEADSLDVPWDLQYDKAAHAIIFSEIAGKIKKLDIKTSKVENLMTIPEVYHQRTLGLLGMALLQEKDTPSYLYLSYTSKSKDSIFSNLVRYDYSTTSKLSNPKTLLKIPGNTGHNGSRIIITQDQKIIWATGDAASDTYAQDSTSLNGKILRLNPDGSIPKDNPIPGSYVYAWGFRNMQGLTQSPSGNIYTSEHGDAIEDEINLIRPLHNYGWPQIEGMHDTETEKAIAKKSLRTEPVRSWTPVIAPAGLAYYDHDAIPEWKNSLLLTTLKSQSLRILKLSGNGNRITDEDIVFADKLGRLRSVLVLPNGDIYFCSSNRDWNPQKGFPKPDDDVIYRLSKTDVRPEKTIKPTKPVAPTTKSGQELYKAYCASCHKEDGSGVLSSFPPLKQSTLVNGAPDPLIHILLKGLTNKNTGKVQYEGAMPSFSFLQDEEIASIATYIRSNFNNKASAISAIQVKSNR
- a CDS encoding Nramp family divalent metal transporter, which produces MSTQPTNSPKAKIHWLSVLGPGIITAALVFGPSKMTITSKMGADYGYDLLWVIILAIFFMMVFTTMAARIGAQNRESLLTLIRNKFGKPVAIFIGLGIFLVAISFQSGNSTGVAISVGEATGSNPKIWIVVFNVVGILLLFFRSFYKVLEKLMLVLIIIMLFSFLTTAILVQPNLIDMSKGIIPSIPDGSMVLIIAFIASCFSLVGAFYQSYLVQERKKMVTSDQQNGTEMLGSRVGIIILGIMSTGVLVCAANILHPQGIKVNSATEMGKALEPLFGDYASQLFYIGLFGASFSSLIGNAVLGGSLLGDTFGYGNNLNNKMVKLFISIVMIFGSVIALVFGKLPLELIVFAQSITTLLVPFIGFTLYLIGNDKTLMKERVNSTSTKIWGALGLILIIGLAISNLITLIK